In Acholeplasma equirhinis, the following proteins share a genomic window:
- a CDS encoding YhcH/YjgK/YiaL family protein, translated as MIVDHISNLKKYVSLNPNIKTVVEFMLKTDLKSLPNGKTVIEGDEVYVLRESYDPRPLDQCYFEGHKNYADIQLVLSGKEALGYHHKGDLKGIKITSPYDALKDVEKYEIEDFTKVILEDSMFALVNPEDLHMPKLKLQDSRFVEKVVFKIKVKGELLWQKL; from the coding sequence ATGATTGTTGATCATATAAGTAATTTAAAGAAATATGTCTCGCTAAACCCTAACATTAAAACTGTGGTTGAGTTTATGCTAAAAACAGATCTTAAGAGTTTACCAAATGGAAAAACTGTCATAGAAGGTGATGAAGTTTATGTCTTAAGAGAATCTTATGATCCAAGACCACTTGACCAATGTTATTTTGAAGGTCATAAAAATTACGCAGATATTCAACTGGTGTTATCTGGAAAAGAAGCACTTGGATATCATCATAAAGGGGATTTAAAAGGTATTAAGATAACATCTCCATATGATGCTTTAAAAGATGTTGAGAAATATGAAATTGAAGATTTTACAAAAGTCATCTTAGAAGATTCAATGTTTGCATTAGTAAATCCAGAAGATTTACACATGCCTAAACTAAAATTACAAGATTCGAGATTCGTTGAAAAAGTCGTATTTAAGATAAAAGTTAAAGGAGAGTTATTATGGCAAAAGTTATAA
- a CDS encoding sugar kinase: MKEKIITFGEIMLRLSPPNYQIIEDANHFDATYGGTEANVAISLAQFGHETYFVSKLPNNQLGEGAIKYLNANRVDTSFIKKEGTNMGIYFLEVGFGVRPSKVVYNRKHSSITTIVVDDLDINKILDSATWFHFSGISLALHENVRKFIYKLLEEAKKRNIFVSFDSNYRSALWSIDEAKPVYQKIMPYVDLFFVNPFDCVNLFGIDADDKDLETLNKFLKLTNAKYIFGYKRMVYSASENALQGYLVTHDEIKKTTSLRFHIFDRIGGGDAFAAGVIHGLIKTKLKDLDFALNFGLSASILKHTLGGDAFKLDEQDVLNVIYNNSLEVKR, translated from the coding sequence ATGAAAGAAAAAATCATCACATTTGGTGAAATCATGTTGAGGCTTTCTCCACCAAATTATCAAATTATTGAAGATGCCAATCATTTTGATGCAACATACGGTGGAACGGAAGCAAACGTTGCAATTTCACTTGCTCAATTTGGCCACGAAACTTATTTTGTTTCAAAACTACCTAATAATCAATTAGGTGAAGGTGCAATAAAATATTTGAATGCAAATCGTGTTGATACCTCTTTTATCAAAAAAGAAGGCACCAATATGGGAATTTATTTCCTTGAAGTAGGTTTTGGTGTGAGACCAAGTAAAGTTGTTTACAATAGGAAGCATTCAAGCATTACCACAATAGTGGTTGATGATTTAGACATCAATAAAATTCTTGATAGTGCAACATGGTTCCATTTTTCAGGAATTTCACTTGCTCTTCATGAAAATGTTAGAAAGTTTATTTATAAACTATTAGAAGAAGCTAAAAAACGAAATATCTTTGTATCATTTGATTCTAATTACAGAAGTGCTTTATGGTCTATAGATGAAGCAAAACCAGTCTACCAAAAAATAATGCCTTACGTCGACTTATTTTTTGTGAATCCGTTTGATTGTGTAAATCTCTTTGGAATAGATGCCGATGACAAGGATTTAGAAACATTAAATAAGTTTTTAAAATTAACCAATGCTAAATATATTTTCGGTTATAAACGCATGGTGTATTCTGCAAGTGAAAATGCACTACAAGGCTATTTAGTAACACATGATGAGATTAAAAAGACGACTTCATTAAGATTTCATATCTTTGATAGAATTGGTGGGGGCGACGCATTTGCAGCAGGAGTTATTCACGGATTAATCAAAACTAAATTGAAAGATTTAGATTTTGCGTTAAACTTTGGGTTATCTGCTAGTATTTTAAAACATACTTTAGGTGGCGATGCATTTAAACTTGATGAACAAGATGTTTTAAATGTCATCTACAATAATTCATTGGAGGTCAAAAGATGA
- a CDS encoding bifunctional 2-keto-4-hydroxyglutarate aldolase/2-keto-3-deoxy-6-phosphogluconate aldolase translates to MDKLTVLNKIKEIGVVAVLRATSGEEAIKIANACIDGGLPTIELTFTVPGAVDVLKELSLKFDSKTLLLGAGTVLDKMTAESAVKAGANYIVSPGFDLETAKYCESVGVPYMPGCLTITEMLTARNAGAEVIKLFPGSAFGPSYVKAVKGPLPDIQIMPTGGVSLDNVKDWIAAGVVAVGVGGELTAPAKKGDFEGVKNNAIAFINAVKEARQK, encoded by the coding sequence ATGGATAAACTTACAGTATTGAATAAAATTAAAGAAATTGGAGTTGTCGCAGTTCTACGTGCAACCAGTGGAGAAGAAGCAATTAAAATTGCCAACGCTTGTATTGACGGTGGACTTCCAACAATTGAATTAACCTTTACAGTTCCTGGTGCTGTTGATGTTCTCAAAGAACTCTCTTTAAAATTCGATTCGAAAACACTACTTTTAGGTGCCGGAACAGTCCTTGATAAAATGACTGCAGAAAGTGCAGTTAAGGCTGGTGCAAATTATATTGTCTCTCCAGGTTTTGATTTAGAAACTGCAAAATATTGTGAGAGCGTTGGTGTTCCATATATGCCGGGTTGTCTAACAATCACTGAAATGTTAACAGCTAGAAATGCTGGTGCTGAAGTGATTAAGTTATTTCCAGGATCTGCATTTGGTCCAAGTTATGTAAAAGCAGTTAAAGGTCCACTTCCTGACATACAGATTATGCCAACAGGTGGGGTTTCTTTAGATAATGTTAAAGATTGGATTGCTGCAGGTGTTGTAGCAGTAGGGGTTGGTGGTGAATTAACCGCACCAGCAAAAAAAGGTGACTTTGAAGGCGTTAAAAATAATGCAATAGCATTTATTAACGCAGTAAAAGAAGCACGTCAAAAATAA